DNA sequence from the Streptomyces canus genome:
TGACTTGGCCGATCTCATCGGCGAACTGCGAGCCATCGACACGCGTGGCCGCACGTTCGCCGGCACGGGCCGAGGGGGGGACCTGCGGTCCCATGACGCGTGGATGGAGACCTGTTTCCGACACAGTGAGCAACTCCTGGACGTCCCTCGGCTGCGCCGTATCTGGGCAACTCTGCGTGATCTGCCGCGAGGTGCCGCTGAGGACGCCATGGCCCATTGCGATCTGATTCCTGGCAACGTGCTCGTGTCCGCCGGCCGGCTTGCGGGAGTTCTCGACGTCGGCGGCTTCGGGCCGGCCGACCCTTCGCTGGACCTTGTGAGTGCGTGGCATTTGCTCGAGGCCGGGCCGCGGCAGGTGCTCCGTGATCACCTGGGCAGCGACGACCTTGAATGGGAGCGAGGCAAGGCGTGGGCTTTCGTTCAGGCGATGGGGTTGGTCTGGTACTACGTCAAGAGCAACCCGGTCATGAGGCGGACGGGTCAACGATCCTTGGAACGCATCCTGGCGGACGAGGCGCTCGCGTGACGTGAGGCAGCCGCTGGTCCCGGGTGCGGACATCCTGATGGGGCCTCATCGCGGCCTCATCGCGGCCTTGGCGGAGCCGGAGCTGCGCGGTCGTGCTCAGTGTGCCGGGGACAGGGCGCCGCGGAAGGTGCGCCGGTAGGCGAGCGGTGAGATGCCGATGGCGGCATGCAGGTGTTCTCGCAGTGATGTGCCGCGCGCGAAGCCGACTTGGCCGGCGAGCCGAAGTCGAGAGCCGTCAGCCCTGCGGCTGCGGCCACGGCGCCACCACCTGCGGAGCCTCCGGACGTGCGTGCGGTGTTCCACGGGTTCAGCGTCGGTCCGAACATCGGGTTGCCCGCCTGGACGTCCTGGTTCCCCGCGGGCATGTTGGTCTTGCCGATGATCACCGCACCTGCGGAACGCAGTCGTCGTACCGCCTCGGCGTCCTGGCCGGGCACGTGGTCCTCGAGATCGGTCCGACCACAGACGGTCCGCAGGGCGGTCTCGTAGCTGTCCTTCAGCGTGATCGGCAGGCCGTGCAGCGGGCCGAGGTCCGCCCCGCTCGCGCGCTGCGCGTCGGCATCCCTGGCCGCGCTCCGCCTGCTCGACGTGGAGGGTGACGATCGCGTTGAGCGTCTCGTTGTGGGACTCGATGCGGCCCAGGTGGACCTCGAGGAGTTCCTCACTCGACACCTTCCCCGAGGCAGCGCGCTCAGCCTTCGCGCACCGCTCGCCCGAGGCCGACGGCGAACCGCTGCCATCGTTGCGGCGCGGTCGCGCCCCTCAGTCGATGAACGTGCGGGCGTTCTCGACTCCCCGCTCGAGGACCTCGTCGGCGAACTTGCGGTCGGCGAGGGCGCGGGACAGCTGCAGCGTCCCCACCATCATGGTGAAGAGCCCGATGGCTCGGCCGCGAGCGGACTGTGGATCCGCGGGCGCCAGACGGACGGCGATCTCTTCCACGATGGCCGTCGCGCCCTCGGTGTACGCCTGCTTGGTGCCGTCCGCGCAGCGGCCGATCTCGTCGAGCAGAGCGGCGGAGGGGCATCCGGTGCCGGGCCGGTCACGGTGCTCGGGCGACAGATAGCCGCGAACGAAGTCCTCAAGTCCCTCTCGGCCGGGCCGCAGCGTGTCGCACTGATCCGCCAGTGTGTGCAGTTCATGGGCGACGACGTGGGCGACGAGGTCCTCCTTGGAGGCGAAGTGGGCGTAGAACGCTCCATTGGTGAGCCCGGCGTCCGCCATCAGTGTGGAGATACCCGAACCGTCGATGCCGTCCTGTTTGAATCGTTGGCCGGCCTTCTCGATGATTCGCTGCCGCGTCACCTGCTTGTGCTCCTTGGCGTAGCGCGCCACAGGCCTACTCCCCTTCGCAAGGTGAGGCCGTCGCCATGCAGGCCGAGCCTCAGTCGATGGTCTGACGTTCATAATATTACGTCCGTGAGGCAATGTGTGTGGCTTGTGGACCCGCCGTGATGCCCCCCGGGCCCGGCTGAGTCTCTGAAAGTAAACTCAAACGGTTAGAATCGCTCGCATGGATGCGTGGACCGATGGTCTCCAAGGCACCGGCATGGATCCCCGGCTCGACCGGGACACGTCGAACTGCTCGATCGCGCGGACCCTTGAGGTCGTGGGGGAGAAGTGGACGATCCTGATCTTGCGTGAGGTCTGGTACGGCTCGTCCCGCTTCAGTGAGTTCGAACGGGTCCTCGGCTGTCCTCGTAACCTGCTCGCGGCACGGCTTCGGATGCTGGTGGAGGAAGGGATCCTGGCGACCGAGACCTACAAGGAGCCGGGCTCGCGGAGTCGGCCGAAGTACGTGATCACGTCCAAGGGGATGGATCTGGTGCCGGCCGTGATGGGGCTGCTGCAGTGGGGCGACCGCTACCGTGCCGACCCGGAGGGGCCGGCGGTCCTGACACGGCATCGCGAGTGCGGTGCCCGCGTCGACGTCCAGATCCGCTGCGAACAAGGCCATCCGGTGCAGGCGAAGGACATCGAGAGCGTCCCCGGGCCGGCCTTTCGCGTGAGGTCGCCCGAGTGAACTGAGAACTTCTCGGTCAGTGTCGAGTCGTAGGGCCGCTCTGTCGTGAACGCGCCTGAAGGAGGCGGACCTTGGTGCGGTTTCCGCAGCGGGACATGGAGCACCATCGGCGATTGCGGGCCGGGGAGCGGTCCGGGAAACGCAGGGCGCAGCGATCGGCTCCACAGACGCGTACGCGCCCGATCTCGGCGGACAGAAGCAGGTCGACGGCGTCCTGGGAGATGAGCGCCAGGGCGAGTGCGGGGTCGGCGGCGAGGGGCGTGGGGCCGGCGGGTTCCAGGCGATCGCCGGTGATGACGAGTTGCAGCGCGGGTCTGGGGGCCGCCGCTGCCGACCGGTTGAGCAGCGTCACGCGCCGGGGGTACTCGGCTGTCGGCGACCGCCAGTACGGCCCGGTCGACGCTCTCACGCAGCCGCCGGGAGGTCATGAGAACGGCTGCCGTGGCGGGCGGTGGTCCCCGGTGTGAGCGGAAGGGTCTCCCGGAGCCGGCCCGTCAGGTCGTCCGGTTCCCGGAGGGCCTCCACCGCAGTGGTTCTCCACCGGCTTCGGGGAGTATGGGCGAAGTCCGGGCAGACCCGTCCGCCGTCCCAGATCTTCGACACCCGAGATCGACTCCGGAAAGCTCCGGAGATCTGGCGTGACTACGCGGACGTCGTCACCGGTGCCGAGATCCCGGAGTGCGGCCACTCCATCCCGGAGGAGCAGCCGGAGGCGCTGTTGGCGCATCTGCGGCCATTCCTGGCCGGTGCGACGACGGGCTGAGGGGCGGCCCCGCCGTAACCGGCTGGGCCGCCCCTGGGTTTTGGGGTCAGGTAGCGACCGTGACACCAGGCGGAGTATCTCCCAGGGCAAGGCCGGCAGCAGGGTCGTCGGCCTTGCGCCGGCGGGGCATCAGCAACGCCACAGCCGCTGCCAGGGCCACCGCACCGCCCCCGACCCACAGCGCGGGGATCAGTCCGTCCACGAACAGTGACGCGGATCCGTAGCCACCCTGGGCGGAGAAGACCGCGGCCAGTGACGCCACACCGACGGCGCCGCCGACCTCACGGATGGCGTTGTTGGCGCCGGAGGCGATGCCCTGCTCCTCCGGACGGACCGTGCTCATGACGAGGTTCGCGCTGGGAGCGAAGAACATGCCCAGGCCGATGCCGCAGACGATGAGCGCGGGCAGCATGTGGGGGTAGGCGACGTGGGGCTCGACGGTGATGGCCCAGAGCCCGAGGCCGACGGCGTTCAGGGCCATGCCCGCCGTGACGACGGGTGCGCCGCCGATGCGGTCGGACAGTGCCCCGGCCAGCGGCCCGGCGATCATGGGCATGGCGGTCCAGGGCAGCATGCGCACGCCGGCCTGCATCGGCGAGTAGCCGCCGACGGTCTGCAGGTACTGGCTGAGCAGGAAGATCGACCCGAACATGCCGAGCAGCATCAGCAGGCTGGCGGCGTTGATGGCGCTGAAGGAGCGGTGACGGAACAGGCGCATCGGCAGCATCGGGTGCTTGGCGCGCAGTTCGTACAGGATGAACCCGACGAGCAGGGCGGCACCGGCGAAGAAGCCGCCGAGCACCGTGGTGCTGCTCCAGCCGTCGGCGTTGCCGCGGACCAGGGCATAGACGATGCCGAACAGTCCGCCGCTGGCCAGAACGGTGCCCACGAGGTCGAGGGTCGGGTTCGGGCCGTGGCTCTCGTTCAGCCGCAGCAGGGCGAAGGGGATCAGCGCCAGACCGAGGGGTACGTTCACCCAGAAGATCCACTGCCAGGAGAGGTTTTCGGTGAGTGCGCCGCCGATGAGCGGTCCGGTGGCGACGGCGATGCCGCTGGCCGCGCCCCAGACACCCAGGGCCGCGCCGCGCCGTTCGGCAGGGACGGCGGCCGACAGCAGGGTGAGCGTCAGCGGCGTGACGATCGCGGACCCGACGCCCTGCGCCGCACGCGCGGCGATCAGTTCACCCATCCCCGGTGCGAGGGCGGCGGCTGCCGAGGCCGTGGTGAAGATCCCGAGCCCGATGGCGAACAGCCTCCGCCGGCCGAAGCGGTCACCCAGCGAAGCGCCGAACATCAGCAGGACCGCGAAGGTGAGGGTGTAGGCGCTGACCGTCCATTCGAGGTCCTCAAGGCCGCCGCCGAGGTCTTCGCGGATGGAGGGGAGGGCGGTGGTGACGATCAGGTTGTCGAGCGCGGTGATGAATCCGGCCGCGCTGGTGATGACCACGGCCCAGACGGCGCTGCCGCCCCGAACCGATTGCTTGCTGTGCTGTTTCATGGCGTTCCCTGGGCAGACGTACGGGGTGATGGATCAATGACGTGAAGGCCGGCGGCCGACGGCACGGGGGAAGCGACAGCGAGCACCGGCATCCGCCGGACTCGGGGTGGATCGCCGGGCGGCTGGTCTCAGGGGAGCTGCGGGTACAGCACGGAGACGCCTCCGGCCAGTGCGGCCTGCGCCTGGCGCGAGGCGTCGTCCGCGACGATCTCGTAGGCGCCGTCGGCGATGCCGTCGACGGCGATCCGGGCGATGTCGGTGGGATCGGACTTGGGCGCGTCGACGCCTCGGACCATGTCGGTGTCCATGTAGCCGACGTGCAGGCCGGCCACGCGGATGCCCTGGTCGGCGAGTTGGAGGCGCAGGGCGTTGGTGAGCGACCACTGGGCGGACTTGGCGGCGCAGTAGGCGCCGAAGTCCGGGAAGCTGACCCAGGACAGGCCGGACAGGACGTTCAGGATCGCCCCACCGCCGTTGGCCGCTATCTGGGGTGCGAAGGCGCGGGTCACCGCGAGGGTGCCGAAGTAGTGGGTGTCCATTTCCAGGCGGACGGCGTCCAGGTCGGCGGTCAGCAGGTCGGCGCCGGTGGACGACCCCGCGTTGTTGACCAGGACCGTGACATCGCCGGTGACCTCGGCGGCCGCGGCGACGGAGGCGGGGTCGGTGATGTCGAGCGCGATCGGCTTGGCGCCGGGCAGGTCGACCTGGTCGGGGTTGCGGGCGCCGGCGTAGACGGTGGCGCCGCGGCTGAGCAGTTCGGCGGCGAGGGCTCGGCCGAATCCCCGGTTGGCTCCGGTGACAAGGACAGTGCTGGTGGAGAGGTCCATGGAGGGTCCTGGTGCAGTGAGTCATTGAATTACGACCATAATCTAAATGTGCATGGGTGATGATCGCAAGCGCTCTGCGCGGAGAGGTTGCGCCTGGCGTCTGGCGCGCGACCGGCCCACACATGACGCGAGAGGGGCCCGCCCTGCGTGGGCGGGCCCCTCTCGCGGTCCGTCAAAGGCGGACTCAGAGCTTGACGATCATCTTTCCGACGGGTTCGCGGTAGTGGAGCCTGCCCTCGGCCGGCCGGCCGCCGGCCTCGCGGACGAAGTCCGGCTGGAGGTCCACCTCTTCGCTGTACGACGAGAGCGGCAGCGGCCTCCTCGCTCCTGGCGGGTGACGTTCGGGACGCTGTGGGCTGCTCTGGAACCACGTTGATCAGGATCGGGCGGCGAGTGCAGCGTGGGCGGCACGCAGCGAGGCCTTGTCGATCTTGCCGACCGCGTTCTTCGCGATGGCTTCCACCACGAAGAACGCGGTCGGGCGCGTGTAGCCGGTGAGGCTGCGCGCACAGAGGGCTTTCAGGGCCGACGGATCGACGGTCGCCCCCGGTCGCGGCTGGACGTAGGCGACGACCACCTCTCCCCACTGCTCGTCGTGTGCGCCGATCACGGCGGCCTCGAGCACCGCCGGGTCGCCGGCGAGCACGTCCTCGATAGACGCTGGTCGCCGCCGCGGCCGAGGGCGTTCGACGAGCGCGCCGCCAAGCGGGTGCGTACCTTCCCCTACGGCGACGCGAAACGTGCCGCCACGACAGCCCCCGGCACGGCCCATCTCGGTTGGCCGGAGGCCTTTCCCCCCGCTGGAGCGTCGAGGCGGGCCTGGGCCCGGCTCGGACGGTGGACGCGCCCGGTGCGAATCGCCGCCACGATCCAGGCACCCTTGCTGCGCTCGGCGAAGGCGTCGGCTGCTCTGGCCGGGTGGTCCGAGCGGCTCCCGGGATCACCGCGTGATCCGGACCCCGATGGCAGGTCCCTCGTGATCGCGGTCGCGCGCGACGGCCAAGGCCGGCCCCTGGCCCACGGAGGCCCTCTTCGGACCCTATCCGTACGGGATGACGGGTCCCTTGTGACGTGGGCGCCGCCCGCGCGGCACAGCCCGATGCCGTCCTCGAGCCCGGTGCGTACGGCCCGTTCGCCGCCGTCGGCCTCGACGCCGCTCGGACTCGGTGCCGCCGACGCAGGAGTACACGGAGTCGACGGGGCGTCGCTCCGCCGTCGATGATGGCGGAGCGGGCATAGATCACGGCGCCGGGGCGCTGAAGCGGAGGTCCGGGGAACTG
Encoded proteins:
- a CDS encoding TetR/AcrR family transcriptional regulator; translated protein: MARYAKEHKQVTRQRIIEKAGQRFKQDGIDGSGISTLMADAGLTNGAFYAHFASKEDLVAHVVAHELHTLADQCDTLRPGREGLEDFVRGYLSPEHRDRPGTGCPSAALLDEIGRCADGTKQAYTEGATAIVEEIAVRLAPADPQSARGRAIGLFTMMVGTLQLSRALADRKFADEVLERGVENARTFID
- a CDS encoding winged helix-turn-helix transcriptional regulator codes for the protein MDPRLDRDTSNCSIARTLEVVGEKWTILILREVWYGSSRFSEFERVLGCPRNLLAARLRMLVEEGILATETYKEPGSRSRPKYVITSKGMDLVPAVMGLLQWGDRYRADPEGPAVLTRHRECGARVDVQIRCEQGHPVQAKDIESVPGPAFRVRSPE
- a CDS encoding CGNR zinc finger domain-containing protein, encoding MTLLNRSAAAAPRPALQLVITGDRLEPAGPTPLAADPALALALISQDAVDLLLSAEIGRVRVCGADRCALRFPDRSPARNRRWCSMSRCGNRTKVRLLQARSRQSGPTTRH
- a CDS encoding DHA2 family efflux MFS transporter permease subunit — translated: MKQHSKQSVRGGSAVWAVVITSAAGFITALDNLIVTTALPSIREDLGGGLEDLEWTVSAYTLTFAVLLMFGASLGDRFGRRRLFAIGLGIFTTASAAAALAPGMGELIAARAAQGVGSAIVTPLTLTLLSAAVPAERRGAALGVWGAASGIAVATGPLIGGALTENLSWQWIFWVNVPLGLALIPFALLRLNESHGPNPTLDLVGTVLASGGLFGIVYALVRGNADGWSSTTVLGGFFAGAALLVGFILYELRAKHPMLPMRLFRHRSFSAINAASLLMLLGMFGSIFLLSQYLQTVGGYSPMQAGVRMLPWTAMPMIAGPLAGALSDRIGGAPVVTAGMALNAVGLGLWAITVEPHVAYPHMLPALIVCGIGLGMFFAPSANLVMSTVRPEEQGIASGANNAIREVGGAVGVASLAAVFSAQGGYGSASLFVDGLIPALWVGGGAVALAAAVALLMPRRRKADDPAAGLALGDTPPGVTVAT
- a CDS encoding AMP-binding enzyme; protein product: MLAGDPAVLEAAVIGAHDEQWGEVVVAYVQPRPGATVDPSALKALCARSLTGYTRPTAFFVVEAIAKNAVGKIDKASLRAAHAALAARS
- a CDS encoding SDR family oxidoreductase, whose product is MDLSTSTVLVTGANRGFGRALAAELLSRGATVYAGARNPDQVDLPGAKPIALDITDPASVAAAAEVTGDVTVLVNNAGSSTGADLLTADLDAVRLEMDTHYFGTLAVTRAFAPQIAANGGGAILNVLSGLSWVSFPDFGAYCAAKSAQWSLTNALRLQLADQGIRVAGLHVGYMDTDMVRGVDAPKSDPTDIARIAVDGIADGAYEIVADDASRQAQAALAGGVSVLYPQLP
- a CDS encoding aminoglycoside phosphotransferase family protein, with product MKMHANQLTVSPETVRILVEQQFPEWRNLPVRSIAAQGTVNAVFRIGDRFAARFPLESADVESTRHWLESEAEAARELAGRTRFPTPEPVALGEPGAGYPLPWSVQTWLPGVVAAHEDPGESSAFAGDLADLIGELRAIDTRGRTFAGTGRGGDLRSHDAWMETCFRHSEQLLDVPRLRRIWATLRDLPRGAAEDAMAHCDLIPGNVLVSAGRLAGVLDVGGFGPADPSLDLVSAWHLLEAGPRQVLRDHLGSDDLEWERGKAWAFVQAMGLVWYYVKSNPVMRRTGQRSLERILADEALA
- a CDS encoding alpha/beta fold hydrolase — protein: MVLHRLRGVWAKSGQTRPPSQIFDTRDRLRKAPEIWRDYADVVTGAEIPECGHSIPEEQPEALLAHLRPFLAGATTG